The genome window CCAACAGAGATTACAGCACTCCAGACAACTTTCCTCAACATCCCATACCCTATATTCAAAGCCCTATTGAAAGGATCTAAATTATCGCTTATCCTCTTCCTCCTTCCCTTAAATTCCAAGGACTTAGGCAACAAAACCCTAACCCCCCTCCAATAAACCTTAGCAGCCTCAGCCTCTTTCTGCATTACCTCTTCCACAGTGTTAGAAAACGAGACTTCCCTCATTATCCTATCCAGCTCCTCACTCATGAGATCGTATCCGTACTTCCTCTCATAATACCTCAACGTAATCCATTGATTGTGAATCTTACCGTAAATGAAGGACTTAGAGAAATCCACCTTTCTCCTCTTCCAGGCTTTTAACTGATTCAACCACACCTTAAATGAACCACCGTATTTCGCTGGAATCAATTTGGCGTAAGGCTCGTGATTATTAAAGAACACTAGCTCTATTCCGTACTCGTTCGCAACCTTTACCACTTCCGATGAGATCGAAGAGTTGACAAGAATAATAATTGATTGAAGCTCCGTAGGAGCAATTGACCATAACGTTTGTTCTTTAACCTTACAAGTGATTAACCCTTTCTCTAACTTCAGATAAGCACCAAAATCCTTAACGAACGCTATTTTCTTATCCATAGGTAAATTTGTTATCACCAACTTAAAAATAATCTGACGAATTCTAAACTACCAAACTGAGATATGCTCGTCAAGTTCTGAAACAATTTAAAGATTCTCATCAGTCTGTAAAATTGACAGAATGTGTGACAACTTGAGTTAAAATGTAATGTTTTCATGAGGATTTGCTAGTAGTAGCAGATATATATAATTATAAATGATAGTCGACTTCAGTCTAAATTCCTCCAATGTGCATCTTTTAAAGCTCGTGTTAATTTGCGTGATTAGCAGTACGCATTATATCATGACATGAGGAATAGTTTGAGAAAAATTTGAAAAGTGATAGGATCGGGCTTAAGACCCAGCCCGCGTTTGAGAAAAAGACAACTCGTTTAATTTTTCACTATTAGCCTATACAGTTTTATTGTCAAAAAATTGATCCCTTGAATATCTTTCCACTTTATTATTTAAATTAACGATCCGATGTAATGTTCACGTATAAGAATACGTCTGAGAATAATAATGTAGTAACGTATAGAGACGGAATATATGTGTATAAAAAATAAAAAGAAAATTATATAATATATGTGTATAATACTTATGTTTAAAAATGCCGTTAAAAGGTCAAAAGGGAAATTTTCAATAAGTCAACAAACTATCACTGAATACCCTAACGTGAATATTAATTTTGATGAATTATTCTTTCAATTCCTTTGTGGATTTATCTAAGATAACATTAGATATATACCAACAAAATGTAAATATCTTTCAATTCCTTTGTGGATTTATCATTGATAAAAAAGAGATTGTCTTTATAGTTTAAGATATTCCTTTCAATTCCTTTGTGGATTTATCGGCATTAATGAGCTTCCAAGGTTGTTAGCAACATTTTGTGCACTTTCAATTCCTTTGTGGATTTATCGTTTTTATGATGCTGTGGCGCTTGACACAACAGTAACAAGAGCTTTCAATTCCTTTGTGGATTTATCAGGGATAACAGCCACAACAAAAGACAGCAATAATGAGACACTTTCAATTCCTTTGTGGATTTATCGCTATTGATGCTAGCGGACCTAAAAATAAAAAGTTAATCTTTCAATTCCTTTGTGGATTTATCACCATTAACGTATCTGTCACTGGAAGATTGGAATAACTTTGTCAACCTTTCAATTCCTTTGTGGATTTATCACCGAGGCACCCAGTTATGCCAATTTAGTATATGACGCTCTTTCAATTCCTTTGTGGATTTATCGTAACTTGATGGAAAAAATCCAGGTGATAGACAATGAGCTTTCAATTCCTTTGTGGATTTATCACGTGTTGTTGCCAATAATAAGGGAAGAATATAAAAAGTCTTTCAATTCCTTTGTGGATTTATCCGAAACATATATTTCAAACTATGAATTATACTATAGAATTACTTTCAATTCCTTTGTGGATTTATCAAAATCCGAAAATCGAGATAGAACTAGACCCGAAAGAGACTTTCAATTCCTTTGTGGATTTATCTCTTTTGGAAACTTGTTCAGAGATAAGCCTGTATCTCTTAAACTTTCAATTCCTTTGTGGATTTATCATGACGTTTTGTATGATGGTGTGAATGTTGTAAAGCGTTCTTTCAATTCCTTTGTGGATTTATCAGTATCTTAGAGCTGGAGTTGCCGAATTTCTACGCAAACTTTCAATTCCTTTGTGGATTTATCCTATAAAGGGTAGAATAAGGTTTAAAAGGAATGAAGACCCCTTTCAATTCCTTTGTGGATTTATCCGTCACTTTCGCTGTAATGTCTGCACTTCCCGTCATTTCTTTCAATTCCTTTGTGGATTTATCTGTTGAATTTTTAGCTAGTGAGTTAAATGCTGAGATTGTAGTCTTTCAATTCCTTTGTGGATTTATCAGCAATATTGAATAATCGCCTAAGGCTTATCTTGAAGTTCTTTCAATTCCTTTGTGGATTTATCCGGCTAGACTGAAAGTAAAAAAAAAATTGGACCGCAAAAACGCTTTCAATTCCTTTGTGGATTTATCCGAATATATTCTAGCAAAAAAACTTACGCAAATATATTCGCTTTCAATTCCTTTGTGGATTTATCAGAAAATCGTTATGATGGAGGATGGTGTGCATGAAGACCTTTCAATTCCTTTGTGGATTTATCATACATATTTAAATATTTCTAAAAAACCAAGAAAGATCTTTCAATTCCTTTGTGGATTTATCATACTAAATTGGCATACGATGGTGCCTCAGTGTAATATCCTTTCAATTCCTTTGTGGATTTATCTATTTGTCAGGTAAGTCATTATAATCAACAAGATTATCTCTTTCAATTCCTTTGTGGATTTATCTTGTACTTGAACTTAGTATCAACTGATGTAAAAGTCTTTCAATTCCTTTGTGGATTTATCAACGGTTGTCTCACTGGCGTAAACATATAGAAGTTTAAGATTCTTTCAATTCCTTTGTGGATTTATCAAAAAATTAAAGTTTGGAACTTGCTTTTTGCGTAAAAAGCTTTCAATTCCTTTGTGGATTTATCAAAAAATTAAAGTTTGGAACTTGCTTTTTGCGTAAAAAGCTTTCAATTCCTTTGTGGATTTATCAGTACCCAAATTTTAACTGAAGATAAGTCAGAGGTATACTTTCAATTCCTTTGTGGATTTATCAAAGCCGTTGTAG of Sulfolobus sp. E5-1-F contains these proteins:
- the cas1 gene encoding CRISPR-associated endonuclease Cas1; the encoded protein is MDKKIAFVKDFGAYLKLEKGLITCKVKEQTLWSIAPTELQSIIILVNSSISSEVVKVANEYGIELVFFNNHEPYAKLIPAKYGGSFKVWLNQLKAWKRRKVDFSKSFIYGKIHNQWITLRYYERKYGYDLMSEELDRIMREVSFSNTVEEVMQKEAEAAKVYWRGVRVLLPKSLEFKGRRKRISDNLDPFNRALNIGYGMLRKVVWSAVISVGLNPYIGFLHKFRSGRASLVFDLMEEFRSPFVDRKLIGLARENADKVNDLKTIYSLFSDINEEDIYTQARRLVNAILNNEEYRPYLAK